CAATCCCCCATTTTGGCAATGAACTCGGCCGTGGACCGGGCGCGGGCAGCCTCGCGATAATTGGCGCCCACCGAGGTGCCGGAGCGGAGCAGTTGCCGGCCAAGAGTCTTGGCCACGTCATCTTTGGGCAATGCCCGGAAAAGCCGGACAATCCGGCGGGCATACTCATAAGTCCGATCCCGTAAATTTTTTGGCATTGAGTTGGCGACTTCCGTTTGCATTTTACCTTTCCACTTTTGACTTTTGACTTTTCTGGACGGCGCGTTCGCTGTGCAGCACGCTGGAGAGCATGGCGACCCCTTGTTCGGTGAAAGCGTAGGGAAAATGACGGCGGCCACCGCGTCCCTTTGATCTTCCAGTTTGGAATATCAAAGCGTGCGCTTCTTCGGCGGTCAGTTGGAACATGAAATCGGAGGGAAAACGATCAAGGTTACGAGTAACGGCTTTGTTCAAATTGCCGGTCGTCACGTCGTAAAGGACGGCCAGATCGGCGTCCAGCATGACCTTCTCACCACGTACCAAGTGAATGGCATGTTGAATGCGTTCGAGCGGAATGATTTGAAACGACTTTGCGATGCCATCAATAGGAGTACTTTTAGAAGAGGTACGTTTATATTTCATAACTATTTATAATCTGAACAATCAAGCTTTAAGATCACAATTTGTGGTATTGAATTCGCACGCGTTGGTAATCAATACTTAACGATTTCATGGCAGGCACGCTGGACTAATGCATTCCTGCGGTGGCCGGTGCCGGGCAAAGTCCACCAGGGCCAGTGCTTTCAGTTTTCGCTGGGAAAGGCGCGGGCGGGCTTGCCGGCGCAAACGACGATTCGGTTCCAGTTTCCGCCACAAGGCGGCATCCGCATTGAACTGATCCACGAGCCGTTGGGTGGCACGCTGCGCGGGCATTAAATGATAATACGGGTTCATTTTAATTTTGCCTGTCTTTGATGACTTTATCGCTTCCTGTGAGCAAGATACGATTTACCTTGCGCTTGCGTGTGGGCTTTTTTGGCACCTGCCTTCGCATCTGGTCGATCAAGACCTCGACTTGCGCACGGTCGTTGGCAATGAATGCCTCCAGTTGCGCCACGGTGGGCAACGAAACCAAGTAGCGCGAAACGAACAGTTTATTGTCCATCCCGGACGTGGCAAATTCGACTTTCGTGTTTTCCCGGTCGCTGCACAAGATGATCCCCACCGGGGGATGGTCGCCGTCGCGCATGATTCGTTGCTTAAAGTAGTTAAGGTAGTAATTCATTTGGCCGGCATCGCCATGTTTGAAGGGCCGGACCTTGAGGTCGAGTAAAACATGGCACCGCAATACGCGGTGGTAAAAAACCAGATCAATATAGTCGTGCTCATTGCCGATCGTCACGCGAAGCTGACGGGCTTCGAAACAAAATCCGGTACCCAATTCCAGCAGGAACTGTTGCAAATGATCCAGCAGTGCCTGCTCCAGATCACTTTCGTTATAACGGGGCACCTCGGCGAGCCCGGCAAACTCCAAAATATAAGGATCACGAATCAGGTCGGCGATGGTTGCTTGAGGTTCCTGGCGATGAGCCCGGCGGACGACGGCGGTTTTGTCGGTGGAAAGGCCGGTGCGTTCGTAGAGAAGAGAGCCGATCTGGCGCTGGAGCTGGCGTTTTGACCAGTTGCCTTTGAGACACTCGTTTTCGTAAAAAGCGCGTTTGAGCGGATCCTCAATCCGAATTAATTCGATCAGTTGCGTCCAAGAGAAACGAAAAATCGCGTTGGCGGACAAAGGTTGGATGCCGCCGGAGGATTTCCGCACCAGTGGTGCGGAAATGCCGGTTCGCACAGCGCCCAGCAGCGGGATGGTCAATTTCCGCACCAGCGGTGCGGAAATGTCCGATCCGGCTTGCGGATAGACAAAATAGAACTGGCGCATTCGCTCCAACATGTCGGGACTGACGCCGTTGACGCCACGCTTCTTTAAATCACCGGCGAGGCGTGGCAGCAACCGGGTGCCATATTTTGCCCGGTCCTCCCCGTTTTGTTCAAATTCCACAATATAGGCGCCGACGAGCCAATTCCGCATGACGAGGGATTGATTGACGACTGTGGCTGCATGACCCAGCAATTTCTGGCTGGTTGAATCAATGGCTTTGATGAGTTGCGCGTATTTCATGAACGAATTTCGTTGTTCCTTTTGCCTTTCAACGGTTGACCTTTTTCACCCCAACTCCATCCAGCATTTCAGGGTTGGTTTAACACCCACGGGGGCCTGCATCTGTTTGAGGTAGGTGTTTTTGATGTGGGTTTCGATTTTCAGGCGGACGGTGCGCAAGGCTGCCGCCGTCATCTCCACGCGCCGTGGCGTATCCAACTGGCACTGGATGTACGCATGGATTTCTTCCGGCTGATCCAGGATTTTGGACGTGGCGAAATCATAGAGATACCAAGCGGTGCGCCCGGCGGCATCCGTCCAGATAGGAGCATCGGCGGACGAAACGCCCGCGCTACCCTTGGTCTTGTCCTCGGCGGGCAGGGTGTAGCAGAAGAACACCGCCTGCGCGCCGGGCCGGTGATGGGCCTTGCCGCTGAAGACGCGACCGGGGAGCGCGTCCAGATGGGTTTCCAGCGCCGGGTTTTCCTTGAGCAGGCGTTCCAGTTCCAACTGCATTTTTTCGGTGGGGGTGGTGGTGCCTTCGTAGCTGTTTTGGAAATCCTTGAGCGCGTCAAAGTCATCGCTGGGTTTGAGCAGTTTTTTGCCTTCAATGCCAAAGACCTTGGAGATGCGCAATGCCTTGTGAGCGACCCGGCTGTAAAGTTTCAGCAAATCATCCAACTCATCGGGCGGCAGGAAATTCCAATAGACAACCTTGCCGCGCAGAGGCTTCTCCTCGGGATGGTCGGCGATGATTTTTTGTTCCACGGCGGGATTAAGGCGGCGATCCACACGGCCAATGCGCTGCATGAGGCGGACAGGGTTCCAATGGAGATCGTAATTGATCATGCGCGTGGCGTCCTGGAGGTTCAAGCCTTCGGACAGGACATCCGTGGCGAGCAGGATGCGCGTTTCCTTGAGGTTGCGGGCGGCGAGATCGGCGGTGGAGGAGTCGTTGTAATAGGGGGCGAACCGCTGGAGGACAACGGTGCGGTCCTGGATGGTGGCGCTGTCCACTTCATCCACGCCCTCGATGCCTGCCGCTTGTAACTCGTGTTTGAGGTAACGAGCGGTGGCCATGTATTCCGTGAATACCAGCACCTTGCGGCCTTTTAGCTCGGCATCGGATTTCAGCAATTTGACCAGGGCCTTGAGCTTATCATCCTGGGCGGGGGTGAAGGTTTTCAGTTCCTCCAGGAAATCCACAAGCGTTTCGAGGTCGTCGAACGTGTCATCGAAAATCTCGTCCACCCGGTAAATTTTGCGATCCAGTGGCACAAAGTGATCGAGAAATTCGTCGCCAAGGGTTTCCTCGGTTTCCTCGCTGGCATTGTCTTCGTCAAACTCTTTCCGGCGGGTGTGGATGTGGGACAACAATTCCTGATTGCGGGTGCGCCATTTCTCCAGGCGGTCCTTTTCGCGCTTGGACTGGCTGTTGACTTCAAGGAAGGCAATAAATTTCAGCAGCAAATTCTGGCAGGACTGTTCAAAGGCGGTGATGGAGCTTTCAAAGCGTTTCAGGAACTGCACGCGAATGAGGCGAACGAGGCCACGCTGGCGGCCAATCTCGAAGTTGCCTTTTTCATCCACCGCGCCGACCGGATAATCCAAGGGATGATACGGGCCGAGCGCGAACAGGGGTTTTTCCTTGGCGAAGGCGAGTTCGATTTTGCCCAGCAAATGGCCGTAGGTTTTTTTGACCGAATAATTCGCGACGCGCGGGTCCTCCTTGGCGGGGAACAGCGCCGCGGCGGAGCCCTGCTGTTTCTGGCTGGCGACGACATAGGCGCGGCTGCGCTGGACGACGAGTTCGCGGAATAACTTATCGCTGACCAGGACCTGCCCGGCCTCGACGGAATTGGCGGTGAAGAGTTCGCCCAGGACCTGGCCGCTGACCAGGCCGGCGAGCTGTTTCTCCATCTGCCGGAAATGGGCGCTGAGATTATAAATGCCGATGCGGGCGGCAAAGGCATCTGGTTTCTCGCGGGAAAAGAGCTCGATCAAGTGTTGGAAATCCGTGAGCGCGTTATTGACGGGCGTGGCGGTGAGCAGGAAAATCCGCTTGTTAGCGCAAAGGTCGTAGAGTTTCCAGTAACGGGACCCGCCGGATTCGCGGGTGAGGCCGCGGTTGCGGAAATGGTGGGCTTCATCTATGACCACGGCATCCGCCTGATCCGTCATCTGCTCAAAGATGGACGGAAAATCGATGCCATCGGCACTGACACCGCGCATGAGATCGGTGTGATTGAATATCTTGAACGAGAGGAAGCCGTTCAGGAGATGCGGCAGGTAGCGTTTGATGTTGCGCTCCCAGACCGGCACGCGGCCGGACTTGGGGACGAACAAGACGACGCGCTTATTCTCATACATCACCAACCGCTCAATGAGCATGAGGCCGATAAAGGTTTTGCCCAAGCCGACGCCGTCGCACAAAAACGCACCATTGTAATTGGTGGCCGTGTGATAGAGCGAGGCGTAGCCGT
This is a stretch of genomic DNA from Verrucomicrobiota bacterium. It encodes these proteins:
- a CDS encoding four helix bundle protein produces the protein MPKNLRDRTYEYARRIVRLFRALPKDDVAKTLGRQLLRSGTSVGANYREAARARSTAEFIAKMGDCLKETDESDFWLGLIEDEKVMVATKLKPLRQETIELVAIFTASLNIAKRNE
- a CDS encoding ORF6N domain-containing protein, whose product is MKYKRTSSKSTPIDGIAKSFQIIPLERIQHAIHLVRGEKVMLDADLAVLYDVTTGNLNKAVTRNLDRFPSDFMFQLTAEEAHALIFQTGRSKGRGGRRHFPYAFTEQGVAMLSSVLHSERAVQKSQKSKVER
- a CDS encoding PDDEXK nuclease domain-containing protein; this translates as MKYAQLIKAIDSTSQKLLGHAATVVNQSLVMRNWLVGAYIVEFEQNGEDRAKYGTRLLPRLAGDLKKRGVNGVSPDMLERMRQFYFVYPQAGSDISAPLVRKLTIPLLGAVRTGISAPLVRKSSGGIQPLSANAIFRFSWTQLIELIRIEDPLKRAFYENECLKGNWSKRQLQRQIGSLLYERTGLSTDKTAVVRRAHRQEPQATIADLIRDPYILEFAGLAEVPRYNESDLEQALLDHLQQFLLELGTGFCFEARQLRVTIGNEHDYIDLVFYHRVLRCHVLLDLKVRPFKHGDAGQMNYYLNYFKQRIMRDGDHPPVGIILCSDRENTKVEFATSGMDNKLFVSRYLVSLPTVAQLEAFIANDRAQVEVLIDQMRRQVPKKPTRKRKVNRILLTGSDKVIKDRQN
- a CDS encoding helicase-related protein translates to MTDSIKSGGELFIVDNSDDNWKGLKYLQDWTEIASAFDIATGYFEIGSLLALDGKWQKLDKIRILMGNEVSARTRQAILDGLKQDITARLDASIESEKEKNDFLAGVAAIVQALRDGKIECRAFAKRKFHAKAYITHPRVAVIGSVALVGSSNFTVPGLTQNIELNIQVKAAGDVRQLQEWYEQHWAEAENITPEILATVERHIREYLPFDVYAKALDELFRRHELTANEWEKTKSKIHPILDQYQRDGYASLYHTATNYNGAFLCDGVGLGKTFIGLMLIERLVMYENKRVVLFVPKSGRVPVWERNIKRYLPHLLNGFLSFKIFNHTDLMRGVSADGIDFPSIFEQMTDQADAVVIDEAHHFRNRGLTRESGGSRYWKLYDLCANKRIFLLTATPVNNALTDFQHLIELFSREKPDAFAARIGIYNLSAHFRQMEKQLAGLVSGQVLGELFTANSVEAGQVLVSDKLFRELVVQRSRAYVVASQKQQGSAAALFPAKEDPRVANYSVKKTYGHLLGKIELAFAKEKPLFALGPYHPLDYPVGAVDEKGNFEIGRQRGLVRLIRVQFLKRFESSITAFEQSCQNLLLKFIAFLEVNSQSKREKDRLEKWRTRNQELLSHIHTRRKEFDEDNASEETEETLGDEFLDHFVPLDRKIYRVDEIFDDTFDDLETLVDFLEELKTFTPAQDDKLKALVKLLKSDAELKGRKVLVFTEYMATARYLKHELQAAGIEGVDEVDSATIQDRTVVLQRFAPYYNDSSTADLAARNLKETRILLATDVLSEGLNLQDATRMINYDLHWNPVRLMQRIGRVDRRLNPAVEQKIIADHPEEKPLRGKVVYWNFLPPDELDDLLKLYSRVAHKALRISKVFGIEGKKLLKPSDDFDALKDFQNSYEGTTTPTEKMQLELERLLKENPALETHLDALPGRVFSGKAHHRPGAQAVFFCYTLPAEDKTKGSAGVSSADAPIWTDAAGRTAWYLYDFATSKILDQPEEIHAYIQCQLDTPRRVEMTAAALRTVRLKIETHIKNTYLKQMQAPVGVKPTLKCWMELG